From one Rhineura floridana isolate rRhiFlo1 chromosome 4, rRhiFlo1.hap2, whole genome shotgun sequence genomic stretch:
- the POLH gene encoding DNA polymerase eta isoform X1: MSRGHERVVALADMDCFYIQVEQRLNPSLRGKPCAVVQYKTWKGGGIIAVSYEARAFGVTRNMWAADAKKLCSDLLLARVPEAHGKADLTKYREASVEVMEVMSRFAVIERASIDEAYMDLTSAVQERLQKMKGQPVVAGQLATTYIQGLPDHLAAEENTGDKEELRQQGLHQWLESLPFGDPSNPELQLTVGAVIMEEMRAAVESVTGFRCSVGISHNKVLAKLACGLNKPNRQTLVSQGSVPQLFSKMPISNIRNLGGKLGSSITELLGVEYVGQLIQFSESQLQTHFGEKTGSWLYDLCRGTEHEPVKPRQLPKSIGCSKNFHGKTALVTQKQVQHWLLQLALELEERLNKDRDQNNRVAKQLTIGIHMQGFKHASGLSRCCALSHYDAHKISRDAFVLIQNCNTAGGQQAAWSPPITLLQLSASKFLETHTASSVDITAFLTSDSQCTYPTCTSVSSPNCKFLENPKKKTIKKTVNPIQMLFQRAVEKKQAQAMAGCSLPGVTNERTLPSTLESGVCHGKGFIPINSQILKDPVEQSTNSSNSTQKQLSVVQSVPSSKARVLESPLTSQCYMAPLEAEVLEVSSELPDPWKEKGVPPAFGISLEGVDSLAPHSFKGDRMLCEKCNQQVLVWEFTEHLDYHFAVELQNSFSESNSFKSSSSVGSPPTKGKSKQKPYTASSAKRLRTLDSFFKQPPP; the protein is encoded by the exons GATAATTGCTGTGAGCTATGAAGCTCGTGCTTTTGGAGTTACCAGAAACATGTGGGCTGCTGATGCAAAGAAGCTGTGTTCAGATCTCCTGTTAGCTCGAGTACCGGAGGCCCATGGCAAAGCAGATCTCACCAA GTACCGAGAAGCCAGTGTGGAGGTGATGGAAGTGATGTCACGCTTTGCTGTGATTGAACGTGCTAGCATTGATGAGGCCTACATGGACTTGACTAGTGCTGTGCAAGAAAGACTTCAGAAGATGAAAGGACAGCCTGTTGTAGCAGGGCAGTTGGCAACTACCTACATCCAGGGATTGCCAGATCACCTTGCAGCAGAAGAAAATACAGGCGACAAAG AAGAACTGCGGCAGCAGGGTTTGCACCAGTGGCTTGAGTCACTACCTTTTGGAGATCCCAGCAATCCAGAGCTGCAGCTGACGGTGGGAGCTGTCATTATGGAAGAAATGAGGGCAGCTGTGGAATCTGTTACTGGATTTAGGTGTTCTGTTGGAATTTCTCACAACAAG GTGTTAGCAAAACTGGCCTGTGGCCTCAACAAGCCTAATCGTCAGACATTGGTGTCACAGGGTTCTGTCCCTCAGCTCTTTAGCAAGATGCCAATCAGCAACAT CCGCAATCTTGGAGGAAAGCTAGGTAGCTCTATCACTGAACTTCTGGGAGTGGAGTATGTCGGACAGCTGATCCAGTTTAGTGAATCACAGCTTCAGACACACTTTGGAGAGAAGACTGG CTCCTGGTTGTATGACTTGTGCAGAGGGACTGAGCATGAGCCAGTGAAACCTAGACAATTGCCCAAATCCATTGGCTGCAGTAAGAATTTTCAtggaaaaacagctttagttaCTCAGAAGCAG GTGCAACATTGGCTTCTGCAGTTGGCCTTGGAGTTGGAGGAGAGACTGAACAAGGACAGAGATCAA AACAATCGGGTTGCTAAACAGCTGACTATTGGGATCCATATGCAGGGTTTTAAACATGCCAGTGGCCTATCCCGCTGCTGTGCCTTATCCCATTACGATGCCCATAAGATCAGCAGAGATGCTTTTGTACTAATCCAGAACTGCAATACCGCAGGAGGCCAGCAGGCAGCATG GTCTCCTCCAATTACACTACTTCAACTTTCTGCGAGCAAGTTTTTAGAAACTCATACAGCATCCTCTGTGGATATTACTGCCTTCCTAACTAGTGACAGCCAGTGTACCTATCCCACTTGCACCAGTGTATCCAGCCCAAATTGCAAGTTCCTTGAAAACCCAAAAAAGAAGACAATCAAGAAGACAGTGAATCCTATTCAGATGCTCTTTCAAAGGGCAGTGGAAAAGAAACAGGCCCAGGCTATGGCTGGGTGCTCTCTTCCTGGTGTCACCAATGAAAGGACCTTACCATCAACTCTAGAGTCCGGTGTTTGTCATGGTAAAGGATTCATTCCCATCAACAGCCAGATTCTAAAAGATCCTGTGGAACAAAGTACCAATAGCAGCAACTCCACACAGAAACAGCTTTCTGTAGTACAATCTGTGCCTAGCTCTAAAGCAAGGGTGCTGGAGAGCCCTTTGACTAGtcagtgttacatggcacctTTAGAAGCAGAAGTGCTTGAGGTTTCTTCAGAGCTTCCTGATCCGTGGAAAGAAAAGGGAGTGCCACCTGCTTTTGGAATTTCCCTGGAAGGAGTTGATAGTTTGGCTCCGCACTCTTTTAAAGGTGACAGGATGTTGTGTGAGAAATGTAACCAACAGGTGCTGGTATGGGAGTTCACAGAACACTTAGACTACCACTTTGCTGTGGAGCTGCAGAACTCTTTCTCAGAATCCAATTCTTTCAAATCGTCTTCATCTGTTGGCAGCCCTCCAACTAAGGGCAAAAGCAAACAGAAGCCATACACAGCCTCTAGTGCCAAAAGACTAAGGACTTTGGATTCCTTTTTTAAGCAACCTCCTCCTTAG
- the POLH gene encoding DNA polymerase eta isoform X2, whose amino-acid sequence MSRGHERVVALADMDCFYIQVEQRLNPSLRGKPCAVVQYKTWKGGGIIAVSYEARAFGVTRNMWAADAKKLCSDLLLARVPEAHGKADLTKYREASVEVMEVMSRFAVIERASIDEAYMDLTSAVQERLQKMKGQPVVAGQLATTYIQGLPDHLAAEENTGDKELRQQGLHQWLESLPFGDPSNPELQLTVGAVIMEEMRAAVESVTGFRCSVGISHNKVLAKLACGLNKPNRQTLVSQGSVPQLFSKMPISNIRNLGGKLGSSITELLGVEYVGQLIQFSESQLQTHFGEKTGSWLYDLCRGTEHEPVKPRQLPKSIGCSKNFHGKTALVTQKQVQHWLLQLALELEERLNKDRDQNNRVAKQLTIGIHMQGFKHASGLSRCCALSHYDAHKISRDAFVLIQNCNTAGGQQAAWSPPITLLQLSASKFLETHTASSVDITAFLTSDSQCTYPTCTSVSSPNCKFLENPKKKTIKKTVNPIQMLFQRAVEKKQAQAMAGCSLPGVTNERTLPSTLESGVCHGKGFIPINSQILKDPVEQSTNSSNSTQKQLSVVQSVPSSKARVLESPLTSQCYMAPLEAEVLEVSSELPDPWKEKGVPPAFGISLEGVDSLAPHSFKGDRMLCEKCNQQVLVWEFTEHLDYHFAVELQNSFSESNSFKSSSSVGSPPTKGKSKQKPYTASSAKRLRTLDSFFKQPPP is encoded by the exons GATAATTGCTGTGAGCTATGAAGCTCGTGCTTTTGGAGTTACCAGAAACATGTGGGCTGCTGATGCAAAGAAGCTGTGTTCAGATCTCCTGTTAGCTCGAGTACCGGAGGCCCATGGCAAAGCAGATCTCACCAA GTACCGAGAAGCCAGTGTGGAGGTGATGGAAGTGATGTCACGCTTTGCTGTGATTGAACGTGCTAGCATTGATGAGGCCTACATGGACTTGACTAGTGCTGTGCAAGAAAGACTTCAGAAGATGAAAGGACAGCCTGTTGTAGCAGGGCAGTTGGCAACTACCTACATCCAGGGATTGCCAGATCACCTTGCAGCAGAAGAAAATACAGGCGACAAAG AACTGCGGCAGCAGGGTTTGCACCAGTGGCTTGAGTCACTACCTTTTGGAGATCCCAGCAATCCAGAGCTGCAGCTGACGGTGGGAGCTGTCATTATGGAAGAAATGAGGGCAGCTGTGGAATCTGTTACTGGATTTAGGTGTTCTGTTGGAATTTCTCACAACAAG GTGTTAGCAAAACTGGCCTGTGGCCTCAACAAGCCTAATCGTCAGACATTGGTGTCACAGGGTTCTGTCCCTCAGCTCTTTAGCAAGATGCCAATCAGCAACAT CCGCAATCTTGGAGGAAAGCTAGGTAGCTCTATCACTGAACTTCTGGGAGTGGAGTATGTCGGACAGCTGATCCAGTTTAGTGAATCACAGCTTCAGACACACTTTGGAGAGAAGACTGG CTCCTGGTTGTATGACTTGTGCAGAGGGACTGAGCATGAGCCAGTGAAACCTAGACAATTGCCCAAATCCATTGGCTGCAGTAAGAATTTTCAtggaaaaacagctttagttaCTCAGAAGCAG GTGCAACATTGGCTTCTGCAGTTGGCCTTGGAGTTGGAGGAGAGACTGAACAAGGACAGAGATCAA AACAATCGGGTTGCTAAACAGCTGACTATTGGGATCCATATGCAGGGTTTTAAACATGCCAGTGGCCTATCCCGCTGCTGTGCCTTATCCCATTACGATGCCCATAAGATCAGCAGAGATGCTTTTGTACTAATCCAGAACTGCAATACCGCAGGAGGCCAGCAGGCAGCATG GTCTCCTCCAATTACACTACTTCAACTTTCTGCGAGCAAGTTTTTAGAAACTCATACAGCATCCTCTGTGGATATTACTGCCTTCCTAACTAGTGACAGCCAGTGTACCTATCCCACTTGCACCAGTGTATCCAGCCCAAATTGCAAGTTCCTTGAAAACCCAAAAAAGAAGACAATCAAGAAGACAGTGAATCCTATTCAGATGCTCTTTCAAAGGGCAGTGGAAAAGAAACAGGCCCAGGCTATGGCTGGGTGCTCTCTTCCTGGTGTCACCAATGAAAGGACCTTACCATCAACTCTAGAGTCCGGTGTTTGTCATGGTAAAGGATTCATTCCCATCAACAGCCAGATTCTAAAAGATCCTGTGGAACAAAGTACCAATAGCAGCAACTCCACACAGAAACAGCTTTCTGTAGTACAATCTGTGCCTAGCTCTAAAGCAAGGGTGCTGGAGAGCCCTTTGACTAGtcagtgttacatggcacctTTAGAAGCAGAAGTGCTTGAGGTTTCTTCAGAGCTTCCTGATCCGTGGAAAGAAAAGGGAGTGCCACCTGCTTTTGGAATTTCCCTGGAAGGAGTTGATAGTTTGGCTCCGCACTCTTTTAAAGGTGACAGGATGTTGTGTGAGAAATGTAACCAACAGGTGCTGGTATGGGAGTTCACAGAACACTTAGACTACCACTTTGCTGTGGAGCTGCAGAACTCTTTCTCAGAATCCAATTCTTTCAAATCGTCTTCATCTGTTGGCAGCCCTCCAACTAAGGGCAAAAGCAAACAGAAGCCATACACAGCCTCTAGTGCCAAAAGACTAAGGACTTTGGATTCCTTTTTTAAGCAACCTCCTCCTTAG
- the POLH gene encoding DNA polymerase eta isoform X4, with product MSRGHERVVALADMDCFYIQVEQRLNPSLRGKPCAVVQYKTWKGGGIIAVSYEARAFGVTRNMWAADAKKLCSDLLLARVPEAHGKADLTKYREASVEVMEVMSRFAVIERASIDEAYMDLTSAVQERLQKMKGQPVVAGQLATTYIQGLPDHLAAEENTGDKEELRQQGLHQWLESLPFGDPSNPELQLTVGAVIMEEMRAAVESVTGFRCSVGISHNKVLAKLACGLNKPNRQTLVSQGSVPQLFSKMPISNIRNLGGKLGSSITELLGVEYVGQLIQFSESQLQTHFGEKTGSWLYDLCRGTEHEPVKPRQLPKSIGCSKNFHGKTALVTQKQVQHWLLQLALELEERLNKDRDQNNRVAKQLTIGIHMQGFKHASGLSRCCALSHYDAHKISRDAFVLIQNCNTAGGQQAAWFSGRRNPSTERQRGKAKAMWSSHLTGNVSSNYTTSTFCEQVFRNSYSILCGYYCLPN from the exons GATAATTGCTGTGAGCTATGAAGCTCGTGCTTTTGGAGTTACCAGAAACATGTGGGCTGCTGATGCAAAGAAGCTGTGTTCAGATCTCCTGTTAGCTCGAGTACCGGAGGCCCATGGCAAAGCAGATCTCACCAA GTACCGAGAAGCCAGTGTGGAGGTGATGGAAGTGATGTCACGCTTTGCTGTGATTGAACGTGCTAGCATTGATGAGGCCTACATGGACTTGACTAGTGCTGTGCAAGAAAGACTTCAGAAGATGAAAGGACAGCCTGTTGTAGCAGGGCAGTTGGCAACTACCTACATCCAGGGATTGCCAGATCACCTTGCAGCAGAAGAAAATACAGGCGACAAAG AAGAACTGCGGCAGCAGGGTTTGCACCAGTGGCTTGAGTCACTACCTTTTGGAGATCCCAGCAATCCAGAGCTGCAGCTGACGGTGGGAGCTGTCATTATGGAAGAAATGAGGGCAGCTGTGGAATCTGTTACTGGATTTAGGTGTTCTGTTGGAATTTCTCACAACAAG GTGTTAGCAAAACTGGCCTGTGGCCTCAACAAGCCTAATCGTCAGACATTGGTGTCACAGGGTTCTGTCCCTCAGCTCTTTAGCAAGATGCCAATCAGCAACAT CCGCAATCTTGGAGGAAAGCTAGGTAGCTCTATCACTGAACTTCTGGGAGTGGAGTATGTCGGACAGCTGATCCAGTTTAGTGAATCACAGCTTCAGACACACTTTGGAGAGAAGACTGG CTCCTGGTTGTATGACTTGTGCAGAGGGACTGAGCATGAGCCAGTGAAACCTAGACAATTGCCCAAATCCATTGGCTGCAGTAAGAATTTTCAtggaaaaacagctttagttaCTCAGAAGCAG GTGCAACATTGGCTTCTGCAGTTGGCCTTGGAGTTGGAGGAGAGACTGAACAAGGACAGAGATCAA AACAATCGGGTTGCTAAACAGCTGACTATTGGGATCCATATGCAGGGTTTTAAACATGCCAGTGGCCTATCCCGCTGCTGTGCCTTATCCCATTACGATGCCCATAAGATCAGCAGAGATGCTTTTGTACTAATCCAGAACTGCAATACCGCAGGAGGCCAGCAGGCAGCATG gttTAGTGGAAGAAGGAACCCTAGCACTGAAAGACAGAGGGGGAAAGCAAAAGCCATGTGGTCAAGCCATCTAACAGGAAAT GTCTCCTCCAATTACACTACTTCAACTTTCTGCGAGCAAGTTTTTAGAAACTCATACAGCATCCTCTGTGGATATTACTGCCTTCCTAACTAG
- the POLH gene encoding DNA polymerase eta isoform X3, with product MWAADAKKLCSDLLLARVPEAHGKADLTKYREASVEVMEVMSRFAVIERASIDEAYMDLTSAVQERLQKMKGQPVVAGQLATTYIQGLPDHLAAEENTGDKEELRQQGLHQWLESLPFGDPSNPELQLTVGAVIMEEMRAAVESVTGFRCSVGISHNKVLAKLACGLNKPNRQTLVSQGSVPQLFSKMPISNIRNLGGKLGSSITELLGVEYVGQLIQFSESQLQTHFGEKTGSWLYDLCRGTEHEPVKPRQLPKSIGCSKNFHGKTALVTQKQVQHWLLQLALELEERLNKDRDQNNRVAKQLTIGIHMQGFKHASGLSRCCALSHYDAHKISRDAFVLIQNCNTAGGQQAAWSPPITLLQLSASKFLETHTASSVDITAFLTSDSQCTYPTCTSVSSPNCKFLENPKKKTIKKTVNPIQMLFQRAVEKKQAQAMAGCSLPGVTNERTLPSTLESGVCHGKGFIPINSQILKDPVEQSTNSSNSTQKQLSVVQSVPSSKARVLESPLTSQCYMAPLEAEVLEVSSELPDPWKEKGVPPAFGISLEGVDSLAPHSFKGDRMLCEKCNQQVLVWEFTEHLDYHFAVELQNSFSESNSFKSSSSVGSPPTKGKSKQKPYTASSAKRLRTLDSFFKQPPP from the exons ATGTGGGCTGCTGATGCAAAGAAGCTGTGTTCAGATCTCCTGTTAGCTCGAGTACCGGAGGCCCATGGCAAAGCAGATCTCACCAA GTACCGAGAAGCCAGTGTGGAGGTGATGGAAGTGATGTCACGCTTTGCTGTGATTGAACGTGCTAGCATTGATGAGGCCTACATGGACTTGACTAGTGCTGTGCAAGAAAGACTTCAGAAGATGAAAGGACAGCCTGTTGTAGCAGGGCAGTTGGCAACTACCTACATCCAGGGATTGCCAGATCACCTTGCAGCAGAAGAAAATACAGGCGACAAAG AAGAACTGCGGCAGCAGGGTTTGCACCAGTGGCTTGAGTCACTACCTTTTGGAGATCCCAGCAATCCAGAGCTGCAGCTGACGGTGGGAGCTGTCATTATGGAAGAAATGAGGGCAGCTGTGGAATCTGTTACTGGATTTAGGTGTTCTGTTGGAATTTCTCACAACAAG GTGTTAGCAAAACTGGCCTGTGGCCTCAACAAGCCTAATCGTCAGACATTGGTGTCACAGGGTTCTGTCCCTCAGCTCTTTAGCAAGATGCCAATCAGCAACAT CCGCAATCTTGGAGGAAAGCTAGGTAGCTCTATCACTGAACTTCTGGGAGTGGAGTATGTCGGACAGCTGATCCAGTTTAGTGAATCACAGCTTCAGACACACTTTGGAGAGAAGACTGG CTCCTGGTTGTATGACTTGTGCAGAGGGACTGAGCATGAGCCAGTGAAACCTAGACAATTGCCCAAATCCATTGGCTGCAGTAAGAATTTTCAtggaaaaacagctttagttaCTCAGAAGCAG GTGCAACATTGGCTTCTGCAGTTGGCCTTGGAGTTGGAGGAGAGACTGAACAAGGACAGAGATCAA AACAATCGGGTTGCTAAACAGCTGACTATTGGGATCCATATGCAGGGTTTTAAACATGCCAGTGGCCTATCCCGCTGCTGTGCCTTATCCCATTACGATGCCCATAAGATCAGCAGAGATGCTTTTGTACTAATCCAGAACTGCAATACCGCAGGAGGCCAGCAGGCAGCATG GTCTCCTCCAATTACACTACTTCAACTTTCTGCGAGCAAGTTTTTAGAAACTCATACAGCATCCTCTGTGGATATTACTGCCTTCCTAACTAGTGACAGCCAGTGTACCTATCCCACTTGCACCAGTGTATCCAGCCCAAATTGCAAGTTCCTTGAAAACCCAAAAAAGAAGACAATCAAGAAGACAGTGAATCCTATTCAGATGCTCTTTCAAAGGGCAGTGGAAAAGAAACAGGCCCAGGCTATGGCTGGGTGCTCTCTTCCTGGTGTCACCAATGAAAGGACCTTACCATCAACTCTAGAGTCCGGTGTTTGTCATGGTAAAGGATTCATTCCCATCAACAGCCAGATTCTAAAAGATCCTGTGGAACAAAGTACCAATAGCAGCAACTCCACACAGAAACAGCTTTCTGTAGTACAATCTGTGCCTAGCTCTAAAGCAAGGGTGCTGGAGAGCCCTTTGACTAGtcagtgttacatggcacctTTAGAAGCAGAAGTGCTTGAGGTTTCTTCAGAGCTTCCTGATCCGTGGAAAGAAAAGGGAGTGCCACCTGCTTTTGGAATTTCCCTGGAAGGAGTTGATAGTTTGGCTCCGCACTCTTTTAAAGGTGACAGGATGTTGTGTGAGAAATGTAACCAACAGGTGCTGGTATGGGAGTTCACAGAACACTTAGACTACCACTTTGCTGTGGAGCTGCAGAACTCTTTCTCAGAATCCAATTCTTTCAAATCGTCTTCATCTGTTGGCAGCCCTCCAACTAAGGGCAAAAGCAAACAGAAGCCATACACAGCCTCTAGTGCCAAAAGACTAAGGACTTTGGATTCCTTTTTTAAGCAACCTCCTCCTTAG